The following proteins are encoded in a genomic region of Thermoplasmata archaeon:
- a CDS encoding ATP-binding cassette domain-containing protein has product MTRRLEARDIVRNFGGVQALRGVSLHVEEGEIVGLIGPNGSGKTTLLNILSGSLSPSSGQVLLDRERVDRFPPYRVVHAGVAKTHQIPKPFSGMTVRENVSVAAMFGGREPDPTRAHQETDRILSLVELRSRADVPAGSLTVQEKKRLEFARALATGARFLLLDETFAGLSPEEVRALVDLFRKAQTERGFGALVVEHVMRAVLSLAARVVVLEEGRVIAEGTPQAIVQNPAVVEAYLGREAVRAPA; this is encoded by the coding sequence GTGACCCGGCGCCTCGAGGCCCGCGATATCGTGAGGAACTTCGGAGGGGTGCAAGCCCTGCGAGGCGTTTCCCTCCATGTCGAGGAAGGTGAGATCGTGGGCCTCATCGGACCCAACGGCTCAGGGAAGACGACCCTGCTCAACATCCTCTCCGGCAGCCTTTCACCCTCGTCGGGCCAGGTGCTCCTGGATCGCGAGAGGGTCGATCGGTTCCCGCCGTACCGCGTGGTCCATGCGGGGGTCGCGAAAACCCATCAGATCCCCAAGCCCTTCTCGGGCATGACCGTACGCGAGAACGTGTCGGTGGCGGCCATGTTCGGCGGGCGGGAGCCCGACCCCACCCGAGCCCACCAGGAGACGGATCGCATCTTGTCCCTCGTCGAGCTCCGCTCCCGCGCGGACGTGCCTGCCGGTTCGCTCACGGTCCAGGAGAAGAAGCGTCTCGAGTTCGCCCGCGCACTCGCCACGGGAGCGCGGTTCCTCCTCTTGGACGAGACTTTCGCAGGACTCTCCCCGGAGGAGGTGCGCGCGTTGGTGGACCTCTTCCGGAAGGCCCAAACGGAGCGCGGTTTCGGGGCGCTCGTGGTGGAGCATGTCATGCGCGCAGTCCTGAGCCTCGCAGCCCGGGTCGTTGTCCTGGAAGAAGGTCGGGTCATCGCGGAGGGCACGCCCCAGGCCATCGTGCAAAACCCCGCCGTCGTTGAGGCCTACCTCGGCCGGGAGGCCGTGCGTGCTCCGGCTTGA
- a CDS encoding branched-chain amino acid ABC transporter permease encodes MNAGAISRRWRELGATAQGLALFLVALAVVGPWLPVALLTVLVLLLIYASWAYSINLITGLTGYVSFGHVVFVGVGAYTLGFLIDTWKVDPLVGVAAGGLVGAALAGGIGVVTLRLRGVYFAIATLVTPLAAYHIISATPALGGGAGLFLNLGFRTLAQYYTLWVLLGAEIGVTWWVTRGRLGAGIRALRDDEDAAAAVGINVPRLKLELYMVSGFFAGAAGSVLGWYLSGVFPQASFDLGLSLLMLAMIVVGGMGTLLGPILGAILVYIPYQLLLRVLPQGQAIVIGVVVIVVALFVPQGIVGTIRRYLPEARGFIE; translated from the coding sequence ATGAACGCGGGTGCCATATCCCGTCGATGGCGAGAGCTCGGAGCGACGGCTCAGGGCCTCGCACTCTTTCTCGTCGCGCTGGCTGTCGTCGGTCCCTGGCTGCCCGTTGCCCTGCTCACCGTCCTCGTGCTTCTCCTGATCTACGCGTCCTGGGCGTACTCGATAAACCTGATCACGGGCCTGACGGGCTACGTGAGCTTCGGCCACGTCGTGTTCGTCGGGGTGGGGGCGTACACCCTGGGATTCCTGATCGACACCTGGAAAGTGGACCCGCTCGTGGGGGTCGCCGCGGGCGGCCTCGTCGGCGCGGCCCTCGCGGGCGGCATCGGTGTCGTGACGCTTCGTCTCCGCGGCGTGTACTTTGCGATCGCGACCCTCGTCACCCCCCTCGCGGCCTACCACATCATCTCCGCCACGCCCGCGCTGGGCGGCGGTGCGGGGCTGTTCCTGAACCTCGGGTTCCGGACGCTCGCCCAGTACTACACGCTTTGGGTCCTGCTCGGGGCCGAGATCGGGGTCACCTGGTGGGTGACGCGCGGGCGGCTCGGCGCGGGGATCCGGGCCCTCCGAGACGATGAGGACGCCGCGGCCGCGGTGGGGATCAACGTGCCCCGCCTCAAGCTGGAGCTCTACATGGTCAGCGGCTTCTTTGCGGGAGCCGCCGGCTCCGTCCTCGGGTGGTACCTCTCGGGCGTCTTCCCGCAGGCCAGCTTCGACCTCGGATTGTCGCTCCTCATGCTCGCCATGATCGTGGTTGGCGGCATGGGTACCCTCCTTGGTCCCATCTTGGGGGCCATCCTGGTCTACATTCCCTACCAGCTACTCCTTCGCGTACTCCCCCAAGGCCAAGCCATCGTCATCGGCGTGGTCGTCATCGTCGTCGCACTGTTCGTCCCCCAGGGCATCGTCGGAACGATCCGGCGGTATCTCCCCGAGGCGCGGGGGTTCATCGAGTGA